A window of uncultured Litoreibacter sp. contains these coding sequences:
- a CDS encoding SDR family NAD(P)-dependent oxidoreductase, producing the protein MRTVFVTGTAGFIGFHLARHLLDEGFKVVGFDGLTDYYDVNLKKTRHEMLEKNPNFSAHIGMLEDNDLLSRVVAEAKPDVIVHLAAQAGVRYSLENPRAYIDTNLTGTFNLMEAARENEIGHLLMASTSSVYGGNTQMPFEETQKTELPLTLYSATKKANEAMAHSYAHLWHIPTTMFRFFTVYGPYGRPDLALFKFVRAALADEAIDVYNHGKMARDFTYVDDLVHSIRLLIDAVPPKPDAGADPVPGDSLSPVAPFRTMNIGNGTRVQLMEFISEIEDALGQPIKKNMMEMQKGDVPGTWANTDLLEHLTGYRPNTSTKDGISKFVKWYREYYQV; encoded by the coding sequence ATGAGAACCGTTTTTGTAACAGGCACCGCTGGCTTCATTGGCTTCCATCTTGCGCGCCACCTTCTGGACGAGGGCTTCAAGGTCGTGGGCTTTGACGGACTGACGGATTACTACGACGTCAACCTGAAGAAAACGCGCCACGAAATGCTGGAGAAGAACCCGAACTTCAGCGCGCATATCGGGATGCTGGAAGACAATGACCTTCTGTCTCGCGTTGTGGCAGAGGCCAAACCGGACGTCATCGTCCACCTCGCAGCCCAAGCCGGGGTGCGCTACAGCCTCGAAAACCCCCGCGCCTATATCGACACCAACCTGACCGGCACGTTCAACCTGATGGAGGCCGCGCGCGAGAATGAGATTGGTCACCTGCTTATGGCCTCGACCTCTTCGGTCTACGGCGGCAATACGCAGATGCCGTTTGAGGAAACGCAGAAGACAGAATTGCCGCTAACGCTTTATTCTGCAACGAAAAAAGCCAACGAGGCCATGGCGCATTCCTATGCGCATTTGTGGCATATCCCCACCACCATGTTCCGCTTCTTCACCGTCTACGGCCCCTACGGCCGCCCGGATCTCGCGCTGTTCAAGTTTGTCCGCGCGGCCCTCGCCGATGAGGCGATTGACGTCTACAACCATGGCAAAATGGCGCGCGACTTCACGTATGTGGACGATCTGGTGCATTCCATCCGCCTGCTGATCGACGCGGTGCCGCCCAAGCCGGATGCGGGCGCTGATCCCGTGCCGGGCGACAGCCTCAGCCCCGTCGCCCCGTTTCGCACGATGAACATCGGCAACGGCACGCGCGTGCAGCTGATGGAGTTCATCTCCGAGATCGAGGACGCCCTTGGCCAGCCGATCAAGAAGAACATGATGGAGATGCAGAAAGGCGACGTACCGGGCACCTGGGCCAACACGGACCTGCTGGAACATCTGACAGGTTACCGCCCCAATACATCCACCAAGGACGGCATCTCGAAATTCGTCAAATGGTACCGCGAGTATTATCAGGTCTAA
- a CDS encoding trimethylamine methyltransferase family protein, which yields MAPASPKARRRRRRATSDAPVFGRKVDYHTLHNPFPIMSVFSDDQVAAIHNTALRTLEELGVKVLLPEAVEIYRMAGARVVDDMVFLGRDIVDAAIAAAPRSIQGRAGIREKDLTFELGRMIFQPGAGAPHATDLVRGRRPGSAQDYVEYTKLNQHFDVLQMLSPSVEPQDVPTHIRHYFTTETQLTQSNKFPFVFSRGTPQVMDCFEMLRDFRGVSDATFAANPHCYTIINTNSPRTLDIPMAQGLIDFARHGQMSIVTPFTLMGAMAPITVAGAVTLSHAEALAAITLVQLAKPGAPVCYGTFTSNVDMRSGAPAFGTPAHFQASLAAGQLARLTGLPWRSAAGSASNLNDVQAANENQLGLWGCLAAGATVLIHAAGWLEGGLSVSYEKIITDVEVLNMVAELCAGKEAGVDEIGFDNALSHVDPSGHFFAAPQTMERYNTEFYEPLVHDYANFGTWTERGGRDASERATDVWQEIIGKDAAVERDSARVEALQSFIAKRTAEGGALPES from the coding sequence TTGGCACCTGCATCCCCAAAAGCCCGCCGCCGCCGCAGGCGGGCTACGTCAGATGCGCCCGTTTTCGGGCGGAAGGTAGATTACCACACCCTGCACAACCCGTTCCCGATCATGTCGGTGTTCTCGGACGATCAGGTCGCCGCCATTCACAACACGGCGCTGCGCACCCTGGAGGAGCTGGGGGTGAAGGTGCTGCTGCCCGAAGCGGTCGAGATATACCGCATGGCGGGCGCCCGGGTCGTGGATGACATGGTTTTTCTTGGCCGGGACATCGTGGACGCCGCAATTGCGGCTGCCCCCAGGTCCATTCAGGGGCGGGCAGGCATCCGCGAAAAAGACCTGACGTTCGAACTTGGCCGGATGATTTTCCAACCCGGAGCGGGCGCGCCGCATGCCACCGACCTGGTGCGGGGACGCAGGCCGGGATCGGCGCAAGACTACGTCGAATACACCAAGCTCAACCAGCATTTCGACGTGCTGCAGATGCTGTCCCCATCGGTGGAGCCGCAAGACGTTCCCACCCACATCCGGCATTACTTCACGACCGAGACGCAGCTGACGCAGTCCAACAAGTTTCCGTTTGTCTTTTCTCGTGGCACACCGCAGGTGATGGATTGCTTTGAAATGCTGCGCGATTTTCGTGGCGTGTCGGACGCGACATTTGCGGCCAATCCGCATTGCTACACGATCATAAACACCAACAGTCCACGTACGCTTGATATCCCGATGGCCCAGGGGCTGATTGACTTCGCGCGCCATGGACAAATGTCCATTGTGACACCGTTCACGCTGATGGGCGCTATGGCCCCAATAACCGTTGCGGGCGCCGTGACGCTCAGCCATGCGGAGGCCCTGGCCGCGATCACGCTGGTCCAACTGGCAAAACCCGGCGCGCCTGTGTGCTACGGCACCTTCACGTCAAATGTAGACATGAGGTCCGGCGCGCCTGCATTCGGGACACCGGCCCATTTCCAAGCCTCTTTGGCTGCAGGGCAGCTTGCACGGTTGACCGGATTGCCATGGCGATCTGCGGCGGGGTCGGCGTCAAACCTGAATGATGTGCAAGCTGCGAACGAGAACCAATTGGGCCTTTGGGGATGTTTGGCGGCGGGGGCGACCGTTTTGATCCACGCGGCGGGCTGGCTTGAGGGCGGGTTGAGCGTGTCTTATGAAAAGATCATCACCGACGTTGAGGTGCTCAACATGGTCGCGGAACTGTGCGCGGGAAAGGAGGCGGGCGTGGATGAAATCGGCTTTGACAACGCCCTGTCCCATGTTGACCCAAGCGGGCACTTCTTCGCCGCTCCGCAGACGATGGAGCGCTACAACACCGAATTTTATGAGCCGCTGGTGCATGACTACGCCAATTTTGGAACGTGGACGGAGCGGGGCGGCCGGGATGCGTCGGAGCGCGCGACGGATGTCTGGCAGGAGATTATCGGGAAAGACGCGGCGGTCGAACGCGATAGCGCGCGGGTGGAGGCGCTTCAGTCCTTTATTGCCAAACGGACCGCCGAAGGCGGCGCGCTGCCCGAAAGCTAG
- a CDS encoding TetR/AcrR family transcriptional regulator → MSQRTSPLLHRDDPDQDPLVGHVKVTRRDWLNMARDVLVTDGAGEIKILGLANRMGVSRSSFYWYFKDRADLETSLLDEWEVRNSAQIIQHCQMPASNITEGLCNFFRCFVDTSKFDQGLDFAVREWSRRDPSIRARVDKADQSRIKGVTALFAEHGYEGRDADARARIVYFMQLGYHALEVREDMDTRMSRLEPYIRGFTGQDPDRAAVAAFLHDIEKMGLD, encoded by the coding sequence ATGTCCCAACGCACAAGTCCGCTCCTTCACCGTGACGATCCTGATCAGGACCCGCTTGTTGGCCATGTAAAGGTGACGCGCCGAGATTGGTTGAACATGGCGCGTGACGTGCTGGTGACCGACGGCGCGGGAGAGATCAAGATATTGGGGCTGGCCAATCGGATGGGCGTCTCACGTTCCAGCTTTTATTGGTATTTCAAGGACCGCGCGGACCTGGAAACGTCCCTCCTCGACGAGTGGGAGGTGCGCAATTCCGCGCAGATCATCCAACATTGCCAGATGCCCGCCAGCAACATCACCGAGGGGCTATGCAATTTCTTCAGGTGCTTCGTTGATACGTCAAAATTCGACCAAGGTCTGGATTTCGCCGTGCGGGAGTGGTCCCGACGCGATCCATCCATTCGGGCCCGCGTGGACAAGGCCGATCAAAGCCGCATCAAAGGCGTGACCGCCTTGTTTGCGGAACATGGATATGAGGGCAGAGACGCCGATGCCCGCGCGCGCATCGTGTATTTCATGCAGCTCGGCTACCACGCGCTGGAAGTCCGCGAAGACATGGACACACGGATGTCGCGGCTCGAGCCCTACATTCGAGGGTTCACCGGGCAAGATCCCGACCGCGCCGCCGTGGCCGCATTTCTGCACGACATCGAAAAGATGGGGTTGGATTGA
- a CDS encoding ATP-binding cassette domain-containing protein, which translates to MIALNNVSLLKPGFRERPPILQNASVVFGSKERVGIYAMPGSGKSSLARLLAGIDQPDVGTIRREGRVSWPIGFAGFLHPNLTVHENINNFARLVGVEPEAVIVFCREVFGLEYAPSKVMQDLSPTQRALLAYACSLSIDGPATWIADETITVGEPADRAACDAILAERLKIGGLVFLSRNIRQLATYCDRFLVLLNRRLVPCADLAVAQEALELSKLTPQELDMEMANHV; encoded by the coding sequence ATGATTGCGCTGAACAATGTCAGTTTGCTGAAACCGGGCTTTCGGGAACGTCCGCCGATCCTCCAGAATGCGTCCGTTGTCTTCGGCTCGAAGGAGCGTGTCGGCATCTACGCCATGCCCGGCAGCGGCAAATCTTCGCTGGCAAGGCTCCTAGCGGGCATTGATCAGCCTGACGTCGGAACCATCCGCCGCGAGGGTCGCGTGAGCTGGCCCATCGGCTTTGCGGGTTTCCTGCACCCCAACCTGACCGTACACGAAAACATCAACAACTTTGCGCGCCTAGTTGGTGTTGAGCCGGAGGCTGTGATCGTCTTTTGTCGCGAAGTGTTCGGGCTGGAATACGCCCCAAGCAAGGTGATGCAGGACCTGTCGCCCACGCAACGCGCCCTGCTGGCCTATGCGTGTTCTCTGTCCATCGACGGCCCTGCCACATGGATCGCAGATGAAACAATCACGGTCGGCGAGCCTGCAGATCGCGCGGCATGTGACGCCATATTGGCAGAAAGACTGAAGATTGGCGGGCTGGTGTTTTTGTCACGCAACATCCGACAATTGGCCACATATTGCGACAGATTCCTTGTTCTGCTGAACCGCCGGCTGGTACCATGTGCCGATCTTGCAGTCGCACAAGAGGCACTCGAATTGTCCAAACTGACGCCACAAGAGCTCGATATGGAGATGGCCAACCATGTCTAA
- a CDS encoding glycosyltransferase, with protein MQPLSHILNFAPDAPALPKEFSEEVFEMSRSITCARTAQEVYKKLQPILKDYRADQEIAIACGLLLEKQRHEKGMRDIWDDLCKRYPDDLTALRMLMRWYRREGNVAAGVALIADMFQNCWHDLDQANKAIPALAELKAWGEIDEVMSCILRLHSEDRPIRMRYIKLLHEQSRFLDAKNVAKDVHGQSSMGTASQELLGSVSRHANLLDKYGRTDAAEVIFDIIAQADAPRAHSKSEKVVFFTGQLGTGGAERQMTRIACAYQSRFDEAQPLGIAPKVWVKHATASTGADFYRPLLNETGVETSVLAELVDVPLASLEGLTDELKALLELLAPDVLRHTCLLYKMFCEDQTDVAYLWQDGGIVQSAIAAVLAGVPRIITSFRGLPPNLRPNLFREELPVLYAALARLPHVTFTANSQKAATAYEEWLSLEPGEVIVVPNAIPAVLPDGEDSDHAYWSEVLEASSGCTKTVLGVFRFDQNKRPIQWIKAAARSIKNRDDTRFIMLGGGALHNECQALIEELGLTDRIFLAGIRSKVGFYMHRADLLVHLAEMEGLPNVLIEAQLAGTPVLATPAGGTDEVVFDGITGHILSTATIIPEEELDSTLERLLADEDELAKLGAAAMTQSGDRFSVETILGRTTEIFNSSRQDTT; from the coding sequence ATGCAACCGCTTTCCCATATCCTCAACTTCGCGCCTGATGCGCCAGCTCTTCCCAAGGAATTTTCGGAAGAGGTGTTTGAAATGAGCCGGAGCATCACGTGTGCGCGGACGGCTCAGGAAGTGTACAAGAAGTTGCAACCGATCCTGAAGGACTATCGCGCCGATCAGGAAATCGCGATTGCCTGTGGCCTGCTCCTCGAAAAGCAACGCCATGAAAAGGGTATGCGGGATATCTGGGATGACCTGTGCAAGCGTTACCCAGATGATCTGACCGCGCTGCGGATGTTGATGCGCTGGTACCGCCGCGAAGGGAATGTGGCAGCAGGCGTCGCCCTGATTGCGGACATGTTCCAGAATTGTTGGCATGATTTGGATCAGGCCAACAAGGCGATCCCCGCCCTTGCGGAATTGAAGGCGTGGGGTGAAATCGACGAGGTGATGTCGTGCATCCTGCGGCTCCACTCGGAAGACCGCCCAATCCGCATGAGATACATCAAACTGCTTCATGAGCAGTCCCGCTTTTTGGATGCCAAGAATGTCGCTAAGGACGTTCATGGACAAAGCAGCATGGGCACGGCGTCTCAGGAACTTCTTGGGTCAGTCAGCCGCCACGCAAACTTGCTGGACAAATACGGACGCACCGATGCGGCCGAGGTGATCTTCGACATCATTGCGCAGGCGGACGCCCCTCGCGCGCACAGCAAATCCGAGAAAGTTGTCTTCTTCACCGGCCAACTGGGGACCGGCGGCGCAGAACGTCAAATGACCCGGATCGCCTGCGCCTATCAAAGCAGATTTGATGAGGCGCAGCCGCTTGGGATCGCGCCAAAGGTTTGGGTCAAACACGCAACTGCGTCCACGGGTGCAGACTTCTACCGTCCGCTTCTGAACGAAACGGGCGTAGAAACAAGCGTTCTGGCAGAACTGGTCGACGTGCCTCTGGCCTCTTTGGAGGGCCTGACCGACGAACTGAAGGCGCTGCTGGAATTGCTCGCCCCAGACGTGCTGCGCCACACGTGCCTGCTGTACAAGATGTTTTGCGAAGACCAAACGGACGTGGCCTATCTTTGGCAGGACGGCGGTATCGTTCAATCCGCAATCGCTGCGGTCTTAGCCGGCGTTCCGCGCATCATCACGTCGTTTCGCGGGTTGCCACCCAACCTGCGGCCAAATCTGTTCCGCGAAGAGCTGCCCGTGTTGTATGCCGCTCTGGCCCGCCTGCCCCACGTGACATTCACCGCCAACAGCCAAAAGGCCGCAACAGCATATGAAGAATGGCTGTCGTTGGAGCCGGGCGAGGTGATTGTGGTCCCCAACGCAATTCCAGCCGTTTTGCCCGACGGCGAAGATAGTGACCACGCGTATTGGTCAGAGGTGTTGGAAGCCTCCTCCGGGTGCACCAAGACCGTGTTGGGCGTTTTCCGCTTCGACCAGAACAAACGACCGATTCAGTGGATCAAAGCCGCTGCTCGCTCGATCAAAAATCGCGATGATACACGTTTCATCATGCTTGGCGGCGGTGCGCTTCACAACGAATGCCAAGCGCTCATCGAAGAGCTGGGGCTCACCGATCGCATTTTCCTCGCCGGTATCCGCAGCAAGGTTGGGTTCTATATGCACCGCGCTGATTTGCTGGTGCATTTGGCCGAGATGGAAGGCCTGCCCAACGTCTTGATCGAAGCGCAGTTGGCCGGGACACCCGTTCTGGCAACTCCGGCTGGCGGCACCGACGAGGTGGTCTTTGACGGCATCACCGGGCACATCTTGTCAACGGCGACAATTATCCCGGAAGAGGAGCTGGACAGCACTTTGGAACGCCTATTGGCTGACGAAGACGAGTTGGCCAAACTAGGCGCCGCGGCCATGACCCAATCGGGCGACCGCTTTTCCGTGGAAACAATACTCGGACGTACAACCGAGATTTTCAATTCATCGAGACAGGACACGACATGA
- a CDS encoding FAD-dependent oxidoreductase, producing the protein MKTHYQAVVIGGGVVGASVLYHLAKLGWKDVCLLERSVLTAGSSWHAAGGIHALNADPNIAALQAYTIDLLSEIEEESGQNIGLHMTGGMTLAGTPDRWEWLQSAYRTFQSIGIDDCRLITPEEAGELCPIMSTDGILGGMWADREGYVDTTGTVHAYAGAAKKYGAEIVEHNRVLELNQTATGWEVVTEKGTIQTEHVVNAAGLWAKQVGRMAGIELPVSPLNHHYLISDTIPQLEELDFEVPMTVDLEGFTYMRQDQTGILLGIYEVDHQHWMMDGAPWEYGFELQQEDTDRIEHELTLGFERYPALQDVGVKTWVNGAFTFAPDGNPLVGPVRGKPGYWCACAVMAGFLQGGGVGKSLAEWMIHGEPEADVYGMDVARFGDYAGNKRFIKETTGQFYTRRFVMTYPNEQLPAGRPLKMAPAYSDMTAAGCRWGVSAGLEVPLYFALDADFEETPTLKRSNAFDIVAEECRAVREKVGLLDISGFSRFEVTGDGAEAWLNHIMACTLPKPGRSKLAPMLSAEGKLKGDLTLFNWGDGTWWIMGSYYLRDWHMRWFHDHMGNDVTVRDIADATVGFSLSGPNSRKVIEKLTDGPIADLPFMGCGAFDIGLMRAKVGRLSVAGELGYEIHCSAAEHIALRHALLEAGADLGMREVGFNALLSLRLEKSFGIWSAEFTQGYTAGQTGMDRWIDWDKDFVGKSAVVAERDGNGPAQKLVTLEVDADDADATGFEPIWAGGQLVGFVTSGGYGHTVGKSMAMAMLDREHCAEGTELLVHIVGAERSARVIAPSPYDPAGAAMRG; encoded by the coding sequence ATGAAAACGCATTATCAAGCGGTGGTGATCGGGGGCGGCGTCGTTGGCGCTTCGGTGTTGTATCATTTGGCCAAACTGGGCTGGAAAGACGTGTGTTTGCTGGAGCGCAGCGTTTTGACCGCCGGCTCCAGCTGGCACGCTGCGGGCGGCATCCATGCGCTGAACGCGGACCCCAACATTGCGGCGCTGCAAGCCTACACAATTGACTTGCTGAGCGAGATTGAAGAGGAATCCGGCCAGAATATCGGGCTGCACATGACCGGGGGCATGACGCTGGCGGGCACGCCCGACCGTTGGGAATGGCTGCAATCGGCCTACCGCACATTCCAGTCCATCGGCATTGACGACTGCCGTCTGATCACGCCCGAAGAGGCGGGTGAGCTATGCCCGATCATGTCCACTGACGGCATCCTTGGCGGCATGTGGGCCGACCGAGAGGGCTATGTCGACACGACCGGCACGGTGCATGCCTATGCGGGGGCAGCCAAGAAATATGGCGCGGAGATTGTCGAGCATAACCGGGTGCTGGAGCTGAACCAAACGGCCACCGGCTGGGAAGTGGTCACCGAGAAGGGCACCATCCAGACCGAACATGTGGTCAACGCAGCCGGGCTTTGGGCCAAGCAGGTGGGCCGCATGGCAGGGATCGAACTGCCAGTGTCGCCGCTGAACCACCATTACCTGATCTCCGACACCATCCCCCAGCTTGAAGAGCTGGATTTCGAAGTGCCGATGACGGTCGACCTGGAAGGGTTCACCTATATGCGGCAAGACCAGACGGGCATCTTGCTGGGCATCTACGAAGTCGACCACCAACATTGGATGATGGATGGCGCCCCTTGGGAATACGGGTTTGAGCTGCAGCAGGAGGACACCGACCGTATCGAACATGAACTGACCCTTGGGTTCGAGCGCTACCCCGCCTTGCAGGACGTCGGCGTCAAGACATGGGTCAACGGCGCATTTACCTTCGCGCCTGATGGCAACCCCCTGGTTGGGCCGGTGCGCGGCAAGCCGGGCTACTGGTGCGCGTGCGCCGTGATGGCGGGCTTTTTGCAGGGCGGTGGTGTCGGGAAGTCCCTGGCCGAATGGATGATCCATGGCGAGCCGGAGGCGGATGTTTACGGCATGGACGTGGCCCGCTTCGGCGACTATGCGGGCAACAAGCGGTTCATCAAGGAAACGACGGGCCAGTTTTACACCCGCCGATTTGTAATGACCTATCCCAACGAGCAATTGCCCGCCGGGCGGCCATTGAAAATGGCGCCGGCCTATTCCGACATGACGGCCGCGGGGTGCCGTTGGGGCGTGAGCGCAGGGCTGGAGGTGCCGCTTTATTTCGCGCTCGACGCTGATTTTGAAGAAACCCCGACCCTCAAACGGTCCAACGCGTTTGACATCGTTGCCGAGGAATGCCGCGCCGTGCGCGAAAAGGTTGGCTTGCTCGATATCTCGGGCTTCTCGCGGTTCGAGGTGACCGGCGACGGGGCAGAGGCCTGGTTGAACCACATAATGGCCTGCACGCTTCCAAAGCCGGGCCGCTCCAAGCTTGCGCCGATGTTGTCGGCTGAGGGAAAGCTCAAGGGGGATTTGACCCTGTTTAACTGGGGCGACGGCACCTGGTGGATTATGGGCAGCTATTACCTGCGCGACTGGCACATGCGGTGGTTCCACGACCACATGGGCAACGACGTCACGGTGCGCGACATCGCAGATGCGACGGTCGGGTTCTCCCTGTCCGGCCCCAACAGCCGCAAGGTTATTGAAAAACTTACGGATGGACCGATTGCCGATTTGCCCTTCATGGGCTGCGGGGCCTTCGACATTGGCCTGATGCGCGCCAAAGTGGGCCGGCTGTCTGTCGCAGGCGAGCTTGGCTACGAGATTCACTGCTCGGCCGCGGAACATATCGCTTTGCGCCACGCTCTGTTGGAGGCGGGGGCTGATCTGGGCATGCGGGAGGTCGGCTTCAACGCCTTGCTGAGCCTGCGGCTTGAGAAGAGCTTTGGCATTTGGTCGGCGGAATTTACCCAAGGCTACACTGCGGGGCAGACCGGCATGGACCGATGGATTGACTGGGACAAGGATTTCGTCGGTAAGTCCGCGGTCGTGGCTGAACGGGACGGCAATGGCCCCGCGCAGAAGCTGGTGACGCTTGAAGTGGACGCGGATGACGCTGACGCCACGGGGTTCGAACCGATCTGGGCGGGTGGCCAGCTGGTGGGTTTTGTCACGTCCGGGGGCTACGGCCACACCGTTGGCAAATCCATGGCCATGGCAATGCTGGACCGAGAGCATTGCGCCGAAGGGACCGAGCTGTTGGTGCATATTGTTGGCGCAGAGCGCTCAGCCCGCGTTATTGCGCCGTCGCCCTACGACCCGGCCGGCGCCGCCATGAGAGGCTGA
- a CDS encoding ABC transporter permease, with protein MSAATHIAPPNAFTRIAVLMERERRTRFAGGKLGYLWAYITPVVWIALIVALFWALQRTPPIHVRAEIFIATGILPYLIFRQTVTALSRTLTANRYMRYLRPVSNNDILSATMLLESFNMLTTAVLIFGGVTLIFGSQTPASLPGVAFGLALAWGIGCGVGRFVAAAGLMSDAFARAVPLLLRPLFWLSGIFYTATDLSQQVRDILWYSPFLHITEIVREAYFLGYASPIALVWYPVAVASAFYLASIPLERFATRRRIMRGRL; from the coding sequence ATGAGCGCGGCCACACATATCGCCCCTCCGAACGCGTTTACGCGTATCGCCGTGCTGATGGAGCGCGAGCGCCGCACCCGCTTTGCGGGCGGGAAACTGGGATATCTGTGGGCCTACATCACCCCGGTAGTCTGGATCGCGCTGATCGTGGCGCTGTTCTGGGCGCTGCAACGCACGCCGCCCATTCATGTGCGCGCCGAGATTTTCATCGCGACGGGGATTTTGCCCTACCTGATCTTCCGACAGACGGTTACCGCGCTCAGCCGCACACTGACCGCCAACCGCTACATGCGCTACCTGCGCCCGGTGTCAAACAACGATATCCTGTCGGCCACCATGCTGTTGGAAAGCTTCAACATGCTGACCACGGCCGTGCTGATATTTGGCGGGGTCACCTTGATCTTCGGCAGCCAAACGCCAGCATCCCTCCCCGGGGTTGCCTTCGGTCTGGCCCTTGCCTGGGGCATCGGATGCGGCGTGGGACGTTTCGTTGCGGCGGCTGGCTTGATGAGCGACGCATTCGCACGTGCGGTTCCTTTGCTGCTGCGCCCGCTCTTTTGGCTTTCAGGCATCTTTTATACTGCGACGGACCTGTCGCAGCAGGTCAGGGACATCCTGTGGTATAGCCCCTTCCTGCACATAACCGAGATCGTGCGGGAGGCATATTTTCTTGGATACGCCTCTCCGATCGCCCTTGTCTGGTACCCCGTGGCAGTTGCCTCGGCCTTCTATCTTGCGTCAATCCCGCTGGAAAGATTTGCGACCCGGAGGCGTATTATGCGGGGCAGGCTATGA